A single window of bacterium DNA harbors:
- a CDS encoding amidohydrolase, producing the protein MPENTRTTDPIVTITADTHAGASIEAYRSYLDPSDRAAFDEWRGSYRNPSREHVGSKKTKNWDSAERMADLEQDGVVGEVIFPNTVPPFYDRAFHVAPPPSDESFRQKLAGTRAHNRWLAEFCQEAPERRAGIGLIHLNDLDEAIADVEWIARNGLRGGVLLPLPSPADTHLRSLIDPAYDRLWAAIQDHDLVINQHSGQGSPSYPRAQGANALWAFEMTFYVQRGFTQLIMGGVFERFPRLRYILTESGCAWAPALMHQLDALHRQWRDGAIGEIDTSRDAALPHPPSFYARRNCWYGASFPSPDDIAGRDEVGLDRILWGSDYPHHEGCYPHSRENMRFAMSDLSEREMRMLLGQNAAALYGFDLDALRPAAERAGITPELVSRPLETIPADSTCLTFLRAREANAVDAQASA; encoded by the coding sequence TTGCCCGAGAACACCCGGACGACCGACCCCATCGTCACGATCACCGCCGACACCCACGCCGGCGCCTCGATCGAAGCCTACCGGAGCTACCTCGACCCCAGCGACCGGGCAGCCTTCGACGAATGGAGGGGAAGCTATCGGAACCCGTCGCGCGAACACGTCGGGAGCAAGAAGACCAAGAACTGGGACTCCGCGGAACGAATGGCCGATCTCGAGCAGGACGGGGTCGTCGGGGAAGTGATCTTCCCGAACACCGTCCCCCCCTTCTACGACCGCGCCTTCCACGTCGCCCCTCCACCGTCCGACGAGTCCTTCCGGCAGAAGCTCGCCGGCACCCGAGCGCATAACCGCTGGCTCGCCGAATTCTGTCAGGAGGCGCCGGAGCGCCGCGCGGGCATCGGCCTGATCCATCTGAACGATCTCGACGAAGCGATCGCCGACGTCGAGTGGATCGCCCGCAACGGCCTGCGCGGAGGCGTCCTCCTCCCCCTGCCCTCCCCCGCCGACACGCATCTCCGTTCACTGATCGATCCCGCCTACGATCGCCTCTGGGCGGCGATCCAGGACCACGACCTCGTGATCAACCAGCACTCCGGCCAGGGAAGCCCGAGCTATCCGCGCGCGCAGGGCGCGAACGCCTTGTGGGCCTTCGAGATGACCTTCTACGTCCAACGCGGATTCACCCAGCTGATCATGGGCGGGGTATTCGAGCGGTTTCCGCGCCTGCGATACATCCTGACCGAGTCGGGCTGCGCCTGGGCGCCCGCGCTGATGCACCAGCTCGATGCGCTGCATCGGCAATGGCGCGACGGGGCCATCGGCGAGATCGATACGTCGCGGGACGCCGCCCTGCCCCATCCGCCGAGCTTCTACGCGCGGCGCAACTGCTGGTACGGAGCCAGCTTTCCGTCCCCCGACGACATCGCCGGTCGCGACGAGGTCGGGCTCGATCGGATTCTCTGGGGCAGCGACTACCCGCACCACGAGGGCTGCTATCCCCACTCGCGCGAGAACATGCGCTTCGCGATGTCGGATCTCTCCGAGCGGGAGATGCGGATGCTCCTCGGGCAGAACGCCGCCGCTCTCTACGGCTTCGACCTGGACGCGCTCCGCCCGGCGGCCGAGCGGGCGGGCATCACGCCCGAGCTCGTTTCACGACCGCTCGAGACGATCCCGGCAGACTCGACCTGCCTGACCTTCCTTCGCGCGCGGGAAGCGAACGCAGTCGACGCGCAGGCGTCGGCCTAG
- a CDS encoding amidohydrolase: MSDVTPQEHELPNIISVDDHVMEPKTLWQEQLPPSLRDKGPRVSREKVKLAFTGGHYGFERNAPDGDWCDVWLFEDLATPTGLLHGPAGIPRKEQRNVPAVYEDLRPGTYDQAARLEDMTLNHVDAAINYPNIFPRFAGQGFAERKDKDLALACLQIYNDWMIDDWCAGPGKGRLIPLTLVTLWDPQLAAEEVRRCAAKGSHAIAFSENPSKLGFPTLYSGDWDVLWQACEETDTTVSMHIGSSSSMPTTSPDAPLATSMSLYAHNAQASLADWIFSKTLTRFPKLKIAYAESQAGWMPFQLERMDAVWKDGVGGVEFPVAPSEQVKGRVWSCVFDDLTGLKNRHEMGTEMIVFETDYPHSDGTFPHSRKIAHELFSQAGMNAEECRMVLRTNAITCYGLERYGITE; this comes from the coding sequence ATGAGCGACGTCACTCCGCAGGAACACGAACTCCCGAACATCATCTCGGTCGACGACCACGTGATGGAGCCCAAGACCCTCTGGCAGGAACAGCTTCCGCCGAGCCTGCGCGACAAGGGTCCCCGCGTCTCGCGCGAGAAGGTGAAGCTCGCGTTCACGGGGGGCCACTACGGCTTCGAGCGGAACGCCCCGGACGGCGACTGGTGCGACGTCTGGCTCTTCGAGGACCTCGCGACGCCGACCGGTCTGCTCCACGGGCCGGCGGGCATCCCCAGGAAGGAGCAGCGCAACGTCCCCGCCGTCTACGAGGATCTCCGCCCGGGCACCTACGATCAGGCCGCGCGGCTCGAGGACATGACCCTCAACCACGTCGATGCCGCGATCAACTACCCGAACATCTTCCCGCGCTTCGCGGGCCAGGGCTTCGCGGAGCGCAAGGACAAGGACCTCGCCCTCGCCTGCCTGCAGATCTACAACGACTGGATGATCGACGATTGGTGCGCCGGCCCGGGAAAGGGTCGGCTCATCCCGCTCACGCTGGTCACGCTCTGGGATCCGCAGCTCGCGGCCGAGGAGGTGCGGCGCTGCGCCGCGAAGGGCAGCCATGCCATCGCGTTCAGCGAGAACCCTTCGAAGCTCGGCTTCCCGACCCTCTATTCGGGTGATTGGGACGTGCTCTGGCAGGCTTGTGAGGAGACGGACACGACGGTGTCCATGCACATCGGCTCGTCGTCCTCGATGCCGACCACGTCACCGGACGCCCCTCTGGCCACGAGCATGTCGCTCTACGCGCACAACGCGCAGGCTTCTCTCGCGGATTGGATCTTCTCCAAGACGCTCACCCGCTTCCCGAAGCTCAAGATCGCCTACGCCGAGAGTCAGGCCGGCTGGATGCCCTTTCAGCTCGAGCGCATGGACGCGGTCTGGAAGGACGGCGTCGGCGGCGTCGAGTTCCCCGTCGCGCCGAGCGAGCAGGTCAAGGGACGGGTCTGGTCCTGCGTCTTCGACGACCTGACGGGGCTCAAGAACCGCCACGAGATGGGCACGGAGATGATCGTCTTCGAGACGGACTACCCGCACTCGGACGGGACGTTCCCCCACTCGCGGAAG
- a CDS encoding MarR family transcriptional regulator, which produces MAHQRAAEWLDQIAEYWREEHPDRAFSRVRTLLSLGRLSFQMPAFQKRMLAPFQLSPSDYSILSALRRAGGSRTLVPGDLYSALQCTPGGLTKMITRLERQGLVERRTDEADGRRAQIRLTAKGAAVERKAGAEYLEGADRLLSNLTETEIEKINVALALLLESFEREDG; this is translated from the coding sequence ATGGCCCACCAGCGCGCTGCCGAGTGGCTCGACCAGATCGCCGAGTACTGGCGGGAAGAACATCCCGATCGGGCGTTCTCGCGCGTGCGGACCCTGCTCTCCCTGGGGCGGCTCTCGTTCCAGATGCCCGCCTTCCAGAAGCGGATGCTCGCGCCCTTCCAGCTCTCGCCGAGCGACTACAGCATCCTGAGCGCCCTTCGCCGCGCCGGCGGCTCGCGGACCCTCGTCCCCGGCGATCTCTACAGCGCGCTGCAATGCACGCCAGGCGGCCTCACGAAGATGATCACGCGCCTCGAGCGCCAGGGACTCGTCGAGCGACGGACGGACGAGGCCGATGGGCGCCGCGCCCAGATCCGGCTGACGGCCAAGGGCGCGGCGGTCGAACGCAAAGCCGGTGCGGAGTACCTCGAGGGCGCCGATCGCCTGCTCTCGAACCTGACCGAGACCGAGATCGAGAAGATCAACGTGGCCCTCGCGCTCCTGCTCGAGAGCTTCGAGCGAGAAGACGGATGA
- a CDS encoding amidohydrolase family protein — protein MSFDLLITNGLVIDGTGLPRRRADVAIRDGRIVGVGHFEAADADRVLDAKGRVVAPGIVDPHTHYDPQLTFEPYGTSSCFHGVTTVLTGNCGFSIAPAKSVDREFITQIFARVEDMAPGSLAAIPWSFESFPEFMESRKGHLGINAAFYVGHCNLRRWVMGEDCTEREATDDEIEAMRLLVREAMDAGAAGLSSTHAPTHLDAADRPVPSRLASKAELDALVTEVGRANRGSISYLPYSSIGGLDEEDGNFLIDLALHSRLPIIIQGLGARSKVDAPTATWDNTRVYLDKARAAGAGVYSMLMSRPFNRRFSLKEGTSLFDGVLPFARLFQEADTVAERSALLNDPAYRDEIRHAVENPNRDPEKGSTLPPPHLDMVYVYDAKSPVNQKRMGRSMADLAAERGIAPMDMVVEIALEEDLGVEFIWRTENDEWRQGTLVASQHPHMIIGTSDGGAHLGRDDGSEWSSYFFRYWVREWGAWELEEAVRQMTQQPAALLGLTDRGMLIPGYAADIMIFDPEEIGPGSKEFVNDFPNGEGRWCSKPEGVYATIVNGVPIVLDGDLVPDCGLPGQIVRPG, from the coding sequence ATGAGCTTCGACCTGCTGATCACGAATGGACTCGTCATCGACGGAACCGGCTTGCCGCGCCGCCGCGCCGACGTCGCGATCCGCGACGGGCGGATCGTCGGGGTCGGTCACTTCGAAGCCGCCGACGCGGATCGCGTGCTCGACGCGAAAGGACGGGTCGTCGCCCCGGGCATCGTCGACCCCCATACCCACTACGACCCCCAGCTCACCTTCGAGCCCTACGGCACGTCGTCCTGCTTCCACGGCGTGACGACCGTGCTGACCGGCAACTGCGGCTTCTCGATCGCGCCCGCGAAGTCCGTGGACCGCGAGTTCATCACGCAGATCTTCGCGCGGGTCGAGGACATGGCGCCGGGCTCCCTCGCCGCGATCCCCTGGTCCTTCGAGTCCTTCCCGGAATTCATGGAGAGCCGGAAAGGCCACCTCGGCATCAACGCCGCCTTCTACGTCGGCCACTGCAACCTCCGCCGCTGGGTCATGGGAGAGGACTGCACGGAGCGCGAAGCGACGGACGACGAGATCGAAGCGATGCGCCTGCTCGTCCGCGAGGCGATGGACGCCGGGGCGGCCGGACTCTCCTCGACCCATGCGCCGACCCACCTCGACGCGGCCGATCGTCCCGTCCCGAGCCGGCTCGCCTCGAAGGCCGAGCTCGATGCGCTCGTCACCGAGGTGGGCCGCGCGAATCGCGGTTCGATCTCGTACCTGCCCTACAGCTCGATCGGCGGGCTCGACGAGGAGGACGGGAACTTCCTGATCGACCTCGCCCTCCACAGCCGACTGCCGATCATCATCCAGGGGCTCGGCGCGCGGAGCAAGGTCGATGCCCCGACGGCCACCTGGGACAACACGCGCGTCTACCTCGACAAGGCCCGGGCCGCCGGTGCCGGCGTCTACTCCATGCTGATGTCGCGCCCCTTCAATCGGCGGTTCAGCCTGAAGGAAGGGACGAGCCTCTTCGACGGTGTCCTCCCCTTCGCAAGGCTCTTCCAGGAAGCGGATACGGTCGCCGAGCGGAGCGCCTTGCTGAACGACCCGGCCTATCGCGACGAGATCCGCCACGCGGTCGAGAATCCCAACCGGGACCCGGAAAAGGGCTCGACGCTCCCCCCGCCCCATCTCGACATGGTCTACGTCTACGACGCGAAGTCGCCGGTCAACCAGAAGCGCATGGGTCGGTCGATGGCGGACCTGGCCGCCGAGCGCGGGATCGCGCCGATGGACATGGTGGTCGAGATCGCCCTCGAAGAAGACCTCGGCGTCGAGTTCATCTGGCGGACCGAGAACGACGAGTGGCGCCAGGGCACCCTCGTCGCCTCCCAGCACCCGCACATGATCATCGGCACTTCCGACGGTGGGGCCCACCTCGGCCGCGACGACGGCTCCGAGTGGAGCTCGTATTTCTTCCGCTACTGGGTCCGCGAATGGGGCGCCTGGGAGCTCGAAGAGGCCGTGCGGCAGATGACCCAGCAGCCGGCGGCCCTGCTCGGCCTGACCGATCGTGGGATGCTGATCCCGGGCTACGCCGCCGACATCATGATCTTCGATCCGGAGGAGATCGGTCCCGGCTCGAAGGAATTCGTGAACGACTTCCCGAACGGCGAAGGCCGATGGTGCAGCAAGCCCGAAGGGGTCTACGCCACGATCGTGAACGGCGTGCCCATCGTCCTCGACGGAGACCTGGTCCCCGACTGCGGCCTCCCGGGCCAGATCGTCCGTCCCGGCTGA
- a CDS encoding amidohydrolase family protein, with the protein MTLPVIDPWVNVSMGDHADVPFLQAVKRDYFKAGDDFFRNIESDELVAEMDRLGVEKALVTVDASAPDDRVLAFADAEPRRFFLAAVPDLTRGMRGLWDLEALAEAHPVALARVAPFQLGIPPDDPLYLPLYVKCIELDLPVGLNTGICGPPMPSECQHPRHLDVLCHRFPELTLIMQHGADPWWDYAIRLMIKYRNLFLMTSAWSPRRLPESLLHFLRTRGQDRILFASDHPVLTMDRCVTEARALDLPPSVLEAFLHGNAERVLFRSRSPRYRPLAFDDRTG; encoded by the coding sequence ATGACGCTCCCCGTGATCGATCCGTGGGTGAACGTCAGCATGGGAGACCACGCCGACGTGCCCTTCCTTCAGGCCGTCAAGCGCGACTATTTCAAGGCCGGCGACGACTTCTTTCGCAACATCGAGTCCGACGAGCTCGTCGCGGAGATGGATCGACTCGGCGTCGAGAAGGCGCTCGTCACCGTCGACGCGAGCGCGCCGGACGACCGGGTGCTCGCGTTCGCCGACGCCGAGCCGAGAAGATTCTTCCTCGCCGCCGTCCCCGATCTGACCCGTGGCATGCGCGGCCTCTGGGACCTGGAAGCGCTGGCCGAAGCGCACCCGGTGGCGCTCGCACGGGTCGCGCCCTTCCAGCTGGGCATACCGCCGGACGACCCCCTCTATCTGCCGCTCTACGTGAAGTGCATCGAGCTCGACCTCCCGGTCGGCCTCAATACCGGGATCTGTGGCCCTCCCATGCCCAGCGAATGCCAGCATCCCCGCCACCTCGACGTGCTCTGCCACCGTTTCCCGGAGCTGACGCTGATCATGCAGCACGGGGCCGACCCGTGGTGGGACTACGCGATCCGACTGATGATCAAGTATCGCAACCTCTTCCTGATGACCTCCGCGTGGTCGCCGCGCAGGCTCCCGGAGTCGCTCCTTCATTTCCTCCGCACGCGGGGGCAGGACCGGATCCTCTTCGCGTCGGACCACCCCGTGCTGACGATGGACCGCTGCGTGACGGAGGCTCGGGCGCTCGACCTCCCTCCGTCCGTCCTCGAGGCGTTCCTTCACGGCAACGCCGAACGCGTGCTCTTCCGGTCGCGGAGCCCGCGCTACCGCCCGCTGGCGTTCGACGACCGGACCGGGTGA
- a CDS encoding alpha/beta hydrolase, translating into MTTASNARFFETADGLKLFYRDFGPEGEGTPVLCLPGLTRNSRDFDEIAERLSSRRRVLTIDFRGRGHSDPDPDWRNYHPGTYVADVQALLDALGVETVIVLGTSLGGVCGMVMAAQRPHRVAGLILNDVGPEIHPAGLERVRSYTGRAAPVTSWEEAREQTRETYGDALPGLGDDDFMKLARRTYREDAKGIPRLDIDVEIGRAVRELPPADGDPWRLFAAIGDKPITVLWGVLSDILSRDIVERMRAEKPDLEVLEVPNRGHVPLLDEPECLAAIEAFLDRVR; encoded by the coding sequence ATGACGACTGCTTCGAACGCGCGTTTCTTCGAGACGGCCGACGGGCTGAAGCTCTTCTACCGGGACTTCGGCCCCGAAGGCGAGGGCACGCCCGTCCTCTGTCTGCCGGGGCTCACGCGCAACAGTCGCGACTTCGACGAGATCGCCGAGCGACTCTCGTCCCGACGCCGTGTCCTCACGATCGACTTCCGCGGCCGGGGTCACTCCGATCCGGATCCCGACTGGCGCAACTATCACCCCGGGACCTACGTGGCCGACGTCCAGGCGCTGCTCGACGCGCTCGGCGTCGAGACGGTGATCGTCCTCGGTACGTCCCTGGGCGGCGTGTGCGGGATGGTGATGGCAGCGCAGCGACCCCATCGGGTGGCGGGCCTGATCCTGAACGACGTCGGACCCGAGATCCATCCGGCCGGTCTCGAGCGCGTGCGGTCGTATACCGGACGCGCCGCACCGGTCACGAGCTGGGAAGAGGCGCGCGAACAGACACGCGAGACCTACGGCGACGCGTTGCCGGGGCTCGGGGACGACGACTTCATGAAGCTCGCGCGGCGCACCTATCGCGAGGATGCGAAGGGGATTCCCCGATTGGACATCGACGTGGAGATCGGACGGGCCGTACGCGAGCTTCCGCCGGCCGATGGCGATCCGTGGCGGCTCTTCGCCGCAATCGGCGACAAGCCGATCACCGTTCTCTGGGGCGTCCTGTCGGACATCCTGTCCAGGGACATCGTCGAGCGGATGCGGGCCGAGAAACCCGACCTCGAGGTGCTCGAGGTCCCGAACCGGGGGCACGTGCCGCTGCTCGACGAGCCCGAGTGCCTCGCCGCGATCGAGGCGTTCCTCGATCGCGTGAGGTAG